In Microbacterium sp. SLBN-146, one genomic interval encodes:
- a CDS encoding 5'-3' exonuclease, protein MTDRLMLLDSASLYFRAFYGVPDTVKAPDGRPVNAVRGFLDIIAKLVTIYRPTQLVACWDDDWRPQWRVDLIPTYKTHRVAEVVAGSADIEVVPDPLEVQVPVIRETLAAVGIPIVGAPEHEADDVIGTLATRAAVPVDIVTGDRDLFQLVDDARDVRVVYTAKGMSNLEIITDDVVRAKYGVAPHQYADFATLRGDSSDGLPGVAGIGEKTAAGLLSSHGDLAGILAAADEGAGMTAGVRAKLLAGRDYLAVAPTVVGVVRDLDLAAVDATLPKPDASRRADAASLAEHWALGGSMTRLLDALDAD, encoded by the coding sequence GTGACCGACCGCCTGATGTTGCTCGACAGTGCCTCGTTGTATTTCCGCGCCTTCTACGGCGTGCCGGACACCGTGAAGGCACCCGACGGCCGGCCGGTCAACGCCGTGCGCGGATTCCTCGACATCATCGCGAAGCTCGTCACGATCTACCGGCCCACGCAGCTCGTGGCGTGCTGGGACGACGACTGGCGTCCGCAGTGGCGCGTCGACCTCATCCCGACGTACAAGACGCACCGCGTTGCGGAGGTCGTCGCGGGATCCGCCGACATCGAGGTCGTCCCCGACCCCCTCGAGGTCCAGGTCCCCGTCATCCGAGAGACCCTCGCCGCCGTCGGCATCCCGATCGTCGGCGCCCCGGAGCACGAGGCGGACGACGTCATCGGAACTCTCGCGACGCGCGCCGCCGTTCCCGTCGACATCGTGACGGGCGATCGAGATCTGTTCCAACTCGTCGACGACGCGCGGGACGTGCGCGTCGTGTACACCGCGAAGGGCATGAGCAACCTCGAGATCATCACGGACGACGTCGTCCGCGCCAAGTACGGGGTCGCGCCCCATCAGTACGCCGATTTCGCGACGCTCCGCGGAGATTCGTCGGACGGGCTCCCCGGCGTGGCGGGCATCGGCGAGAAGACGGCCGCCGGGCTGCTCTCGAGTCACGGCGACCTCGCGGGAATCCTCGCCGCCGCAGACGAGGGCGCCGGAATGACCGCCGGTGTGCGGGCGAAGCTCCTCGCCGGACGCGACTACCTCGCCGTCGCGCCGACGGTCGTCGGTGTCGTCCGCGATCTCGATCTCGCCGCCGTGGACGCGACGCTGCCGAAGCCGGACGCGTCGCGGAGAGCGGATGCCGCATCCCTCGCCGAGCATTGGGCGCTCGGTGGCTCTATGACGCGTCTCCTCGACGCGCTCGACGCGGACTGA
- a CDS encoding aromatic acid exporter family protein, translating into MRLTSAFRAPRRIPLLQVVKSAIATAAAWLVAGWLIQGPPPVFAAIAALLVVQPSVNQSLTKALERSVGVIAGVAIASIIGILLGGSTWVILLAMVAGLAVAWALKMTAGTANQVAISALLVLALGGTSPEYAVDRVLETLLGAVIGIVINVSLVPPLALDPARRAVDALLQEVAESLERLARALEHPRSRAEVEELLLEARLMRPMRDKAETALADATESLTLSPRRAGRSELAEAHEQLARLSPIVTQVIGMTRAFADHYDPSISAEPVVRDIATQLRRAAHDVRLLVRSVTDDRADTEPPALTAPLSITAPTSEHWMLIGSLLEDLRRIHETLSADAEATP; encoded by the coding sequence ATGCGCTTGACATCCGCGTTCCGCGCGCCCCGCCGGATACCCCTGCTCCAAGTCGTGAAGTCCGCGATCGCCACGGCAGCCGCCTGGCTCGTCGCGGGGTGGCTGATCCAGGGCCCGCCGCCCGTCTTCGCTGCGATCGCGGCGCTCCTCGTCGTGCAGCCGAGCGTCAACCAGTCGCTCACGAAGGCGCTCGAACGTTCCGTCGGCGTCATCGCGGGAGTCGCCATCGCCTCGATCATCGGCATCCTGCTCGGGGGGTCGACGTGGGTCATCCTGCTCGCGATGGTCGCGGGGCTCGCCGTCGCATGGGCGCTGAAGATGACGGCGGGAACAGCCAACCAGGTGGCGATCAGCGCGCTCCTCGTGCTCGCTCTGGGCGGGACGAGCCCCGAGTACGCGGTCGATCGTGTTCTGGAGACTCTCCTGGGTGCCGTCATCGGGATCGTCATCAACGTTTCCCTCGTGCCTCCCCTCGCCCTCGACCCCGCGCGACGAGCGGTCGACGCGCTGCTCCAGGAGGTCGCGGAGTCGCTCGAGCGACTCGCGCGCGCACTCGAGCACCCGCGGTCTCGCGCGGAGGTCGAAGAGCTCCTGCTGGAAGCCCGGCTCATGCGGCCGATGCGCGACAAGGCTGAGACTGCTCTCGCGGATGCCACGGAGTCGCTCACGCTCAGCCCGCGCCGCGCGGGACGCAGCGAGCTCGCGGAGGCGCACGAGCAACTTGCGCGACTGTCGCCGATCGTGACACAGGTGATCGGGATGACGCGGGCTTTCGCCGACCACTACGACCCGTCGATCAGCGCCGAGCCCGTCGTGCGCGACATCGCCACCCAGCTGCGTCGCGCCGCCCACGACGTGCGACTTCTCGTTCGTTCGGTGACCGACGATCGCGCCGACACCGAGCCCCCCGCGCTCACGGCACCGTTGTCCATCACGGCGCCGACATCCGAGCACTGGATGCTCATCGGCTCGCTCCTCGAGGACCTCAGGAGGATCCACGAGACGCTGAGTGCTGATGCGGAGGCTACTCCGTGA
- a CDS encoding response regulator transcription factor: MPGAEFSRVFWDIIAGVPGPTAHERNDDRSANLDENRVAVVIEDEADIRQLLSDVLESAGFVVYAAASGLEGIERVRVYQPVVTTLDVSMPGIDGFETAKRIRAISSTYIVMLTARSEEIDALQGLESGADDYITKPFRPRELRARIEAMLRRPRGPLTSEVEVAAADPPARDDDLGGWLEHRGLRLQPEMRLAIRADEALDLTRSEFDILAELLRAKGRVVSKSELALTLRGEYTATSDYISDADARAIEVHMANLRRKLGESPANPRWIETVRGVGYRLTR, encoded by the coding sequence ATGCCGGGTGCTGAGTTCAGCAGGGTGTTCTGGGATATCATCGCGGGTGTCCCGGGACCGACCGCCCACGAGCGGAACGACGACAGGAGCGCCAACCTGGACGAGAATCGCGTCGCCGTCGTCATCGAGGACGAAGCCGATATCCGCCAGCTCCTGAGCGACGTCCTGGAGTCGGCGGGATTCGTCGTCTACGCCGCGGCGTCAGGGCTCGAGGGCATCGAACGGGTCCGCGTGTACCAGCCCGTCGTGACGACTCTCGACGTCAGCATGCCGGGGATCGACGGGTTCGAGACCGCCAAGCGCATCCGTGCCATCTCGAGTACCTACATCGTGATGCTCACGGCCCGCTCGGAAGAGATCGACGCCCTCCAGGGATTGGAGTCCGGCGCCGACGACTACATCACGAAGCCCTTCCGTCCTCGTGAACTGCGTGCGCGCATCGAGGCGATGCTGCGCAGGCCGCGCGGCCCGCTCACATCCGAGGTGGAGGTCGCAGCCGCCGACCCCCCCGCTCGCGACGACGACCTGGGCGGATGGCTCGAGCACCGAGGGCTCCGGCTCCAACCGGAGATGCGGTTGGCGATCCGAGCCGACGAGGCGCTCGACCTGACGAGGAGCGAGTTCGACATCCTCGCCGAACTCCTGCGAGCCAAGGGCCGCGTCGTCAGCAAATCGGAGCTGGCTCTCACGCTGCGCGGCGAGTACACCGCCACCAGCGACTACATCAGTGATGCGGATGCTCGAGCGATCGAGGTCCACATGGCGAACCTGCGTCGAAAGCTGGGTGAGTCTCCCGCCAACCCACGGTGGATCGAGACCGTCCGCGGCGTGGGCTATCGCCTCACGCGCTGA
- a CDS encoding TraR/DksA C4-type zinc finger protein, translating into MTPADPLERSLAELSGRIERLDATLAALRADRQGDNADDEHDPEGATLSAEWSRLSGLRADAERERREVESAIERRTAGAYGICADCGRPIPLERLQARPTATRCVVCAST; encoded by the coding sequence GTGACGCCGGCGGACCCGCTGGAGCGGTCGCTCGCCGAGCTGTCCGGTCGCATCGAACGGCTCGACGCCACGCTCGCGGCACTCCGCGCCGACCGGCAGGGTGACAACGCCGACGATGAACACGACCCCGAAGGCGCAACGCTGTCGGCGGAATGGTCGCGTCTCTCGGGGCTTCGCGCCGACGCCGAGCGTGAGCGACGCGAGGTCGAGTCGGCGATCGAGCGACGCACCGCCGGAGCGTACGGGATCTGCGCAGACTGCGGGCGGCCGATCCCTCTCGAACGGCTGCAGGCGCGGCCCACTGCGACACGCTGCGTCGTCTGTGCGAGCACGTAG
- the coaE gene encoding dephospho-CoA kinase — MPLIALTGGIASGKSTIASRLAERGAVIVDADRIVRDVQAPGSPLLGAMVDAFGPDILTDEGALDRAGLGRRVFNDEAALARLNALVHPAVRAESARRFAEAFDADPDAVVVYDVPLLAETRAADPWDLVVVAHAPAGVRQGRLVELRGMSEDDAAARIAAQVADDDRLRIADVVIDTTGTLEDTLARTDELWNDLPRRVAEVRQTGSSDLSVD; from the coding sequence GTGCCGCTCATCGCCCTGACCGGGGGAATCGCCTCCGGCAAATCCACCATCGCCAGCCGCCTCGCCGAACGCGGTGCCGTCATCGTCGACGCCGATCGCATCGTGCGCGACGTCCAGGCGCCGGGTTCCCCGCTCCTCGGCGCGATGGTCGATGCGTTCGGACCCGACATCCTCACAGACGAAGGCGCGCTGGACAGGGCGGGCCTCGGGCGTCGCGTGTTCAACGACGAGGCGGCGCTCGCGCGCCTCAACGCGCTCGTTCATCCCGCGGTGCGGGCCGAGTCCGCGAGGCGCTTCGCGGAGGCGTTCGATGCGGACCCCGACGCTGTCGTCGTCTACGACGTTCCCCTCTTGGCGGAGACGAGAGCCGCTGACCCGTGGGACCTCGTCGTCGTGGCACACGCCCCCGCGGGGGTGCGGCAGGGACGGCTCGTCGAGTTGCGCGGGATGTCCGAGGACGATGCCGCAGCGCGCATCGCGGCTCAGGTCGCGGACGACGACCGACTGCGGATCGCCGACGTCGTGATCGATACGACCGGCACTTTGGAGGACACCCTCGCCCGGACTGACGAGCTGTGGAACGACCTCCCGCGACGTGTCGCCGAGGTGCGTCAGACCGGCTCTTCCGACCTCTCGGTGGACTGA
- a CDS encoding isocitrate lyase/phosphoenolpyruvate mutase family protein has protein sequence MTELSDKATTLARLHDEPEILRVVNVWDAVSATVIAALPETRAIATAGHSIAATFGYPDGEHIPLDLMLDMVARIVSAAGDLPVSADLDAGFGDPGETVRRAIGVGVVGANVEDRLRPLAESTAAVEAIVAAGESEGVAFVLNARTDAFVRAGDRPLEESIEDAVTRGRAYLSAGATTVFVPGILDAATTRALVDGIGVRKVSVIGLPGALTAQEYEDLGVARISYGPMTQRVALTALQDVAADLYRDGAIPASTRGLN, from the coding sequence ATGACGGAACTCAGCGACAAAGCCACCACCCTCGCCCGACTCCACGACGAACCGGAGATCCTGCGCGTCGTCAACGTGTGGGATGCCGTGTCGGCGACGGTGATCGCCGCCCTCCCGGAGACGCGGGCGATCGCGACGGCGGGCCATTCGATCGCCGCGACGTTCGGCTACCCCGACGGTGAGCACATTCCGCTCGACCTCATGCTCGACATGGTTGCGAGGATCGTCTCGGCCGCGGGGGACCTGCCGGTCAGCGCCGACCTGGACGCGGGCTTCGGCGATCCGGGAGAGACGGTGCGACGCGCGATCGGCGTGGGCGTCGTCGGGGCGAACGTCGAGGACCGCCTCCGTCCGCTCGCGGAGTCGACCGCGGCCGTCGAGGCGATCGTCGCGGCGGGGGAGAGCGAAGGGGTTGCCTTCGTGCTCAACGCGCGGACCGATGCGTTCGTCCGCGCCGGCGATCGACCGCTCGAGGAATCGATCGAGGATGCCGTCACCCGGGGCCGTGCCTATCTTTCCGCGGGAGCGACGACCGTCTTCGTGCCGGGGATCCTGGATGCCGCGACGACCCGGGCTCTCGTCGACGGAATCGGAGTTCGCAAGGTCAGTGTCATCGGACTTCCGGGAGCGTTGACGGCACAGGAGTACGAAGACCTCGGTGTCGCGCGGATCTCTTACGGTCCCATGACGCAGCGGGTCGCCCTCACGGCGCTTCAGGACGTCGCAGCGGACCTCTACCGCGACGGTGCGATTCCGGCATCCACTCGCGGCCTCAACTGA
- a CDS encoding PHP domain-containing protein has product MNPHEALTEIATLLERERSSRYKSKAFRAAADAISSLSDEQLRDGAGLRRRKGIGESSFAVIQQALEGRTPDYLAELRERVGAPRESALRTLLRGDLHAHSEWSDGLTSIELMVDAARALGHEYLALTDHSPRLRVANGLTAERLRAQLKIVAGLSGEGFTLLSGIEVDILDHGELDQEPDLLDELDIVVASAHSKLRMERAPMTRRLVAAVSNPRVDVLGHVTGRLVEGSRGTRPPSVFDARAVFAACAANTVAVEINSRPERQDPPDDLIAIALAEGCLFSIDSDAHAPGQLSLLDYGAERAQRAGVPADRIVTTWPLDRVREWTARER; this is encoded by the coding sequence GTGAACCCGCACGAAGCGCTGACCGAGATCGCGACCCTCCTCGAGAGGGAGCGGTCGTCGCGGTACAAGTCGAAGGCCTTCCGTGCCGCCGCGGACGCGATCTCCTCGCTGAGCGACGAACAGCTCCGGGACGGCGCGGGTCTTCGGCGACGGAAGGGCATCGGCGAATCGTCGTTCGCCGTTATCCAGCAGGCGCTCGAGGGGCGGACGCCGGATTACCTCGCCGAACTGCGAGAACGCGTCGGCGCCCCGAGAGAATCCGCCTTGCGGACGCTTCTTCGAGGCGACCTGCACGCTCACAGCGAGTGGTCGGACGGGCTCACCTCGATCGAGCTCATGGTGGACGCGGCGCGAGCACTCGGTCACGAGTACCTCGCTCTCACCGATCACTCGCCGCGACTGCGCGTCGCGAACGGCCTGACCGCCGAGCGGCTGCGCGCACAACTGAAGATCGTCGCGGGGTTGAGCGGTGAGGGCTTCACGCTCCTGTCCGGCATCGAAGTCGACATCCTCGACCACGGAGAATTGGACCAGGAGCCCGACCTTCTCGACGAGCTGGACATCGTCGTGGCGTCCGCCCATTCGAAACTCCGGATGGAGCGTGCGCCGATGACGAGACGTCTCGTGGCCGCCGTCTCGAATCCGCGGGTCGACGTGCTCGGCCATGTGACCGGCCGGCTCGTCGAAGGGTCGCGTGGCACGCGCCCGCCCTCGGTCTTCGACGCGAGAGCCGTCTTCGCGGCGTGTGCCGCCAACACCGTCGCGGTCGAGATCAACTCACGCCCGGAGCGGCAGGATCCGCCCGACGACCTCATCGCGATCGCCCTGGCTGAAGGGTGTCTCTTCTCGATCGACTCCGACGCGCACGCGCCTGGCCAGCTGTCGTTGCTCGATTACGGTGCCGAGCGGGCCCAGCGCGCGGGAGTGCCGGCCGACCGGATCGTCACGACATGGCCGCTCGACCGTGTGCGCGAGTGGACAGCGCGCGAGCGCTGA
- a CDS encoding zinc-dependent alcohol dehydrogenase family protein → MLATVIHGAGDIRVEEVPDPELSTGTDAIVRVVAACVCGSDLWPYRGVTETTEPHRIGHEFVGVVEAVGADVRTIRPGDFVIAPFYVCDGTCVNCRNGVSTSCLQGGWWGSADRFGGFADGAQGEIVRVPLADGTLAVVPGPVADDEIPGLLTLSDVMGTGHHAAVSAGVSPGDTVVVVGDGAVGLCAVIAAKRLGATTIIAMSRHPRRQELAREFGATHIVEERGEAGIDAVRALTDGIGADRVLECVGTKESMDQALKSARPGGKVGFVGVPNGGPELPIREMFGRNVGVNGGVAPVRGYIEELLPDVRAGVIQPGRVFDLELPLADAADAYAAMDERRAVKVLLRP, encoded by the coding sequence ATGCTCGCAACCGTCATTCACGGCGCCGGTGACATCCGCGTCGAAGAGGTCCCCGATCCAGAGCTCTCGACGGGCACCGACGCCATCGTCCGGGTCGTCGCCGCGTGCGTCTGCGGGTCCGATCTCTGGCCGTACCGAGGCGTCACGGAGACGACGGAACCCCACCGCATCGGGCACGAGTTCGTCGGCGTCGTCGAGGCCGTCGGTGCAGACGTTCGGACGATCCGACCCGGCGACTTCGTCATCGCGCCGTTCTATGTGTGCGACGGAACCTGCGTCAATTGCCGGAACGGCGTCAGCACGTCGTGCCTGCAGGGCGGATGGTGGGGGAGCGCGGACCGCTTCGGCGGCTTCGCGGACGGGGCTCAGGGAGAGATCGTGCGCGTCCCGCTCGCCGACGGGACGTTGGCCGTCGTTCCCGGACCGGTCGCCGACGACGAGATCCCCGGCCTTCTGACGCTCAGCGACGTCATGGGCACGGGCCACCACGCGGCGGTCTCGGCGGGTGTGTCGCCCGGCGACACCGTCGTCGTGGTCGGCGATGGTGCTGTCGGTCTCTGCGCGGTCATCGCCGCCAAGCGTCTCGGAGCGACGACGATCATCGCCATGTCGCGGCATCCGCGTCGCCAGGAACTCGCACGCGAGTTCGGTGCGACCCACATCGTGGAGGAGCGGGGCGAGGCGGGCATCGACGCCGTCCGGGCACTCACCGACGGTATCGGGGCGGACCGCGTCCTCGAGTGCGTCGGAACGAAGGAGTCGATGGATCAGGCGCTGAAGTCGGCGCGACCGGGTGGGAAGGTCGGTTTCGTCGGTGTTCCCAACGGCGGCCCCGAGCTGCCGATCCGGGAGATGTTCGGCAGGAACGTGGGTGTCAACGGGGGAGTGGCCCCCGTGCGCGGGTACATCGAGGAGCTTCTGCCCGATGTCCGCGCGGGTGTCATCCAGCCCGGTCGCGTGTTCGATCTGGAGCTGCCGCTCGCGGATGCCGCCGACGCGTATGCGGCGATGGACGAGCGCCGCGCCGTGAAGGTCCTGCTGCGGCCGTGA
- the rpsA gene encoding 30S ribosomal protein S1 — translation MTTATTAPATKQVAINDIGSAEDFLAAVEKTLKFFNDGDLIEGTVVKIDRDEVLLDVGYKTEGVIPSRELSIKHDIDPNEVVKVGDTVEALVLQKEDKEGRLILSKKRAQYERAWGDVEKIKETDGVVTGSVIEVVKGGLIVDIGLRGFLPASLIELRRVRDLTPYLGQEIEAKILELDKNRNNVVLSRRALLEQTQSESRTTFLNNLHKGQVRKGTVSSIVNFGAFVDLGGVDGLVHVSELSWKHIEHASEVVEVGQEVTVEILEVDLDRERVSLSLKATQEDPWQVFARTHAIGQVAPGKVTKLVPFGAFVRVADGIEGLVHISELSGKHVELAEQVVSVGEEVFVKIIDIDLERRRISLSLKQANESVDPFGTEFDPALYGMATEYDENGEYKYPEGFDPETNQWKEGFDEQREKWEQEYAAAHARWEAHKAAVTKALEAEANAPTETASPSFSSETGSAGTLADDEALAALREKLSGR, via the coding sequence ATGACTACCGCAACGACCGCCCCGGCCACCAAGCAGGTCGCGATCAACGACATCGGCTCTGCTGAGGACTTCCTGGCCGCGGTCGAAAAGACCCTGAAGTTCTTCAACGACGGCGACCTCATTGAAGGCACCGTCGTGAAGATCGACCGCGACGAGGTGCTCCTCGACGTCGGGTACAAGACCGAGGGCGTCATCCCCTCGCGCGAGCTCTCCATCAAGCACGACATCGACCCCAACGAGGTCGTCAAGGTCGGCGACACGGTCGAGGCACTCGTTCTCCAGAAGGAGGACAAGGAAGGCCGTCTGATCCTGTCGAAGAAGCGTGCGCAGTACGAGCGCGCGTGGGGCGACGTGGAGAAGATCAAGGAGACCGACGGCGTCGTGACCGGTTCGGTCATCGAGGTCGTCAAGGGTGGCCTGATCGTCGACATCGGACTCCGCGGGTTCCTTCCCGCCTCGCTCATCGAGCTCCGTCGCGTTCGCGACCTCACGCCGTACCTCGGCCAGGAGATCGAGGCGAAGATCCTCGAGCTCGACAAGAACCGCAACAACGTCGTTCTCTCGCGTCGCGCCCTGCTCGAGCAGACGCAGTCCGAGTCGCGCACGACGTTCCTCAACAACCTCCACAAGGGCCAGGTCCGCAAGGGCACGGTCTCGTCGATCGTCAACTTCGGTGCGTTCGTCGACCTCGGTGGCGTCGACGGTCTCGTCCACGTCTCGGAGCTGTCGTGGAAGCACATCGAGCACGCGTCCGAGGTCGTCGAGGTCGGCCAGGAGGTCACCGTCGAGATCCTGGAGGTGGACCTCGACCGCGAGCGCGTGTCGCTCTCGCTCAAGGCGACGCAGGAGGACCCGTGGCAGGTCTTCGCCCGTACGCACGCGATCGGTCAGGTCGCCCCGGGCAAGGTCACGAAGCTCGTCCCGTTCGGTGCGTTCGTGCGCGTCGCAGACGGCATCGAGGGCCTCGTGCACATCTCGGAGCTTTCCGGGAAGCACGTCGAGCTGGCTGAGCAGGTCGTGTCGGTCGGCGAAGAGGTCTTCGTCAAGATCATCGACATCGACCTCGAGCGTCGCCGCATCTCGCTCTCGCTGAAGCAGGCGAACGAGTCGGTCGACCCGTTCGGCACCGAGTTCGACCCGGCCCTCTACGGCATGGCCACGGAGTACGACGAGAACGGGGAGTACAAGTACCCCGAGGGATTCGACCCCGAGACCAACCAGTGGAAGGAAGGCTTCGACGAGCAGCGCGAGAAGTGGGAGCAGGAGTACGCTGCCGCTCACGCGCGCTGGGAGGCTCACAAGGCTGCGGTCACCAAGGCTCTCGAGGCCGAGGCGAACGCTCCGACCGAGACTGCAAGCCCGTCCTTCTCGTCCGAGACCGGTTCCGCCGGCACCCTCGCCGACGACGAGGCGCTTGCGGCGCTCCGCGAGAAGCTCTCCGGTCGCTGA
- a CDS encoding cell wall metabolism sensor histidine kinase WalK: MAGPKRTKVQRARSGSFGDRTRSRTVLLNQVLLAGVVMVVALIALVSLFPGNTSLFLAGVLVVFFATAAAVAVPWNSIPAWVSALVPMLDILAITAIRESSPPSGFELLWIFPAMWLAGSFGLPGLFGGVSVVCALYLVPALAPDRDVTIATVILPFTIVALATTSYLTTHRSHVQRRLLDSQTGLLSTALARARQQEETLTEVLEAVDFGIIRIGVDGRVSLRNEAHGRLQSAGGATPDEELPAYARDGITRLSADDEPLARALRGETFDDAVVWFGEPGAPRRALTVTARRVHDDDGTDAGSVIVSRDITAELSAIRAREDLVASVSHELRTPLTSIVGYLDLVLDEDLSPTARRGLEVAERNAHRLLSIVSDILATTAADRSTIELSYQPEQTDLADLVASAVELHIPRAAERGIRFDTSGVESATAYVDPSRIRQVLDNLLSNAVKYNRADGSIAVGTTVDADHAWIVVRDSGTGIAPDEMPRLFERFFRSESVRKTSTHGSGLGLAISRDIVRSHGGEITLQSEQGVGTTVVVRLPARRRTPATSIGAP; the protein is encoded by the coding sequence ATGGCTGGACCGAAGCGCACGAAGGTGCAGCGCGCCCGGTCCGGATCGTTCGGCGACCGGACGAGATCGCGCACCGTCCTCCTCAATCAGGTCCTCCTCGCGGGGGTCGTCATGGTTGTCGCGCTCATTGCCCTCGTCTCGCTCTTTCCCGGCAACACGAGCCTGTTCCTGGCAGGCGTCCTCGTTGTGTTCTTCGCGACCGCCGCCGCCGTGGCCGTGCCGTGGAACAGCATCCCCGCCTGGGTGAGTGCGCTGGTGCCGATGCTGGACATCCTCGCCATCACGGCGATCCGAGAGTCCAGTCCGCCGTCGGGGTTCGAGCTGCTGTGGATCTTCCCTGCCATGTGGCTGGCCGGGAGCTTCGGGCTTCCTGGCTTGTTCGGCGGCGTGAGCGTGGTCTGTGCGCTCTATCTCGTACCGGCCCTCGCGCCGGACCGCGATGTGACCATCGCGACAGTGATCCTCCCGTTCACCATCGTGGCTCTCGCGACCACCAGCTATCTGACGACGCATCGGTCGCACGTGCAGCGTCGCCTTCTCGATAGTCAGACCGGCCTCTTGTCCACCGCTCTGGCCCGTGCCCGTCAGCAGGAAGAAACACTCACGGAGGTTCTCGAGGCCGTTGATTTCGGCATCATCAGGATCGGCGTGGACGGACGGGTCTCGCTCCGAAATGAGGCGCACGGACGCCTCCAGAGCGCGGGTGGGGCAACGCCGGACGAGGAACTCCCCGCGTATGCCCGAGATGGCATCACACGACTCAGCGCAGACGACGAGCCGCTCGCCCGCGCTCTGCGCGGTGAGACGTTCGACGACGCCGTCGTCTGGTTCGGGGAGCCGGGCGCACCACGGCGGGCGTTGACCGTCACGGCCCGTCGTGTGCACGACGATGACGGTACGGATGCCGGAAGCGTCATCGTCTCGCGAGACATCACCGCCGAGCTCAGCGCCATCCGCGCGCGTGAAGACCTCGTCGCGTCGGTCTCGCACGAACTGCGCACACCGCTCACGTCCATCGTCGGCTACCTGGACCTCGTTCTCGACGAGGATCTCTCGCCGACGGCGCGACGGGGCCTCGAGGTCGCCGAACGCAACGCCCATCGACTCCTCTCCATCGTTTCGGACATCCTCGCCACGACGGCGGCGGACCGCTCCACGATCGAACTGAGCTACCAGCCGGAGCAGACGGACCTTGCGGATCTCGTGGCGTCGGCGGTCGAACTGCACATTCCTCGCGCGGCGGAGCGCGGCATCCGCTTCGATACGTCGGGGGTGGAGTCCGCGACCGCCTACGTCGACCCGTCGCGCATCCGACAGGTCCTCGACAACCTCTTGTCGAATGCCGTCAAGTACAACCGTGCCGACGGCTCCATCGCCGTCGGCACGACGGTGGACGCCGATCACGCCTGGATCGTCGTGCGGGATTCGGGAACGGGCATCGCGCCGGATGAGATGCCGAGGCTGTTCGAACGGTTCTTCCGATCGGAATCGGTGCGTAAGACGTCGACCCACGGGAGCGGCCTCGGTCTGGCGATCAGCCGTGACATCGTCCGTTCCCACGGCGGAGAGATCACCCTGCAGAGCGAACAGGGGGTCGGCACCACGGTCGTCGTACGCCTCCCCGCGCGCCGTCGCACACCCGCCACGAGCATCGGAGCACCATGA
- a CDS encoding aromatic ring-opening dioxygenase LigA: MSETLAPADTSATIEPPARPLGAVKVVGILGIIGGVALIVVGIVVWIMVSSQLRAENITIPDDAMAFQGQTVQGPLTAYVQADIIQTHALHASEGQTYAELDQDDPVRAVMMNASFLRASLFTSVVSFGVAAFAMGVGILAIIFGWALHRLASAPVVVRQSRQAAAA; encoded by the coding sequence ATGAGCGAGACGCTCGCTCCCGCAGACACGTCGGCGACCATCGAACCGCCCGCGCGGCCCCTCGGTGCCGTAAAGGTCGTGGGCATTCTCGGAATCATCGGCGGCGTCGCGCTCATCGTGGTCGGCATCGTCGTCTGGATCATGGTCTCGTCGCAGCTCCGCGCCGAGAACATCACGATCCCCGACGACGCGATGGCCTTCCAGGGGCAGACGGTCCAGGGACCCCTCACGGCGTACGTGCAGGCCGACATCATCCAGACGCACGCTCTCCACGCGTCGGAAGGACAGACCTACGCCGAACTCGACCAGGACGATCCCGTGCGAGCCGTCATGATGAACGCATCGTTCCTGCGCGCATCCCTGTTCACTTCCGTCGTCTCGTTCGGCGTCGCGGCGTTCGCGATGGGGGTCGGCATCCTGGCGATCATCTTCGGGTGGGCTCTGCACCGACTCGCGAGCGCTCCCGTTGTGGTGCGGCAGTCGCGGCAGGCGGCGGCCGCCTAG